The proteins below are encoded in one region of Enhydrobacter sp.:
- a CDS encoding ClpXP protease specificity-enhancing factor SspB — MNDRFHYDALVDDALRSVVRRVLTQVADKGLPGSHHFYISFRSADPGVQLPDYLRAKYPEEMTIVLQHQYWDLIVQNESFEVTVSFNKQQERIKVPFAALSAFVDPSVRFGLQFDRKDKAGAPAEKAEPAPPTPLPAPDKRPSPGNPGSESAAGETKPDAGDQGKPEGKPEDPASKVVKLDTFRKK; from the coding sequence ATGAACGATCGCTTCCACTACGACGCTCTCGTCGACGATGCGCTGCGCAGCGTCGTGCGCCGCGTGCTCACGCAAGTGGCCGACAAGGGGCTGCCGGGCTCCCATCACTTCTACATCTCCTTCCGCAGCGCCGATCCGGGCGTGCAGCTTCCCGACTATCTGCGCGCCAAGTACCCGGAGGAGATGACGATCGTCCTGCAGCACCAGTACTGGGACCTCATCGTCCAGAACGAGTCCTTCGAAGTGACCGTGAGCTTCAACAAGCAGCAGGAACGCATCAAAGTGCCGTTCGCGGCGCTCTCGGCCTTCGTCGATCCGTCGGTGCGCTTCGGCCTGCAATTCGACCGCAAGGACAAGGCCGGCGCGCCTGCCGAGAAGGCCGAACCCGCGCCGCCGACACCGCTGCCGGCGCCCGACAAGCGGCCTTCGCCTGGCAATCCGGGGAGCGAAAGTGCAGCCGGCGAAACCAAGCCGGATGCGGGCGATCAGGGCAAGCCCGAGGGTAAGCCGGAGGATCCGGCCTCCAAGGTCGTCAAGCTCGACACCTTCCGAAAGAAGTAG
- a CDS encoding nitroreductase family protein gives MIERLLTALKARFGSAPPLAEAPHGVDVLADMADRRVMRRYLDKPVDPALVETLCAVALSAPSKSDLQQADIVIVGDRAQREKLEALLPDNPWVKAAPVFLVFCANNRRHRLLYAWRDQPFVNDHLDPFFNASVDAGIVLATFVAAADRVGLGTCPISAIRNHPEAVSDILGLPDHVLPVAALGAGWPSFAGVMSPRLGLDVTIHHDRYDESGLRAKIAAYDRRRMAVQPYKTQRFPEKFGQSDSYGWSEDKVRQYSVPERAGFGAFVRRKGFRLD, from the coding sequence TTGATCGAACGACTGCTCACGGCGCTCAAGGCGCGATTCGGCTCCGCGCCGCCCCTTGCCGAGGCGCCACACGGCGTCGACGTCCTGGCCGACATGGCCGACCGGCGCGTGATGCGCCGCTACCTCGACAAGCCGGTCGATCCGGCGCTGGTCGAGACTCTCTGCGCGGTGGCGCTGTCGGCACCGTCCAAGAGCGACCTGCAGCAGGCAGATATCGTCATCGTCGGCGATCGGGCGCAGCGGGAGAAACTCGAGGCGCTGCTGCCCGACAATCCCTGGGTGAAGGCGGCGCCGGTCTTCCTGGTGTTCTGCGCCAACAACCGGCGCCATCGCCTGCTCTACGCCTGGCGGGACCAGCCGTTCGTGAACGATCATCTCGATCCGTTCTTCAACGCCTCGGTCGATGCGGGCATCGTGCTGGCGACCTTCGTTGCCGCGGCGGATCGGGTGGGGCTCGGCACCTGCCCGATCAGCGCCATCCGCAACCATCCCGAGGCGGTTTCGGACATACTGGGCCTGCCCGACCATGTGTTGCCGGTCGCGGCGCTGGGGGCTGGCTGGCCATCCTTTGCGGGCGTCATGAGCCCGCGGCTCGGCCTCGATGTCACGATTCATCATGACCGGTATGACGAGAGCGGCCTGCGCGCGAAGATCGCCGCCTACGACCGGCGCCGGATGGCCGTGCAGCCCTACAAGACGCAGCGCTTTCCGGAAAAGTTCGGACAGAGCGACAGTTATGGCTGGTCCGAGGACAAGGTCCGGCAATATTCGGTGCCCGAGCGGGCGGGATTCGGCGCTTTCGTGCGCCGCAAGGGATTCAGGCTCGATTGA
- a CDS encoding VOC family protein, with product MQLAKPHLDVGLFSNKRDEQLTFWQQTVGLPYDHMGKLGGGVQQHRHHMNGSILKMNHARSPLPALAPSGIVGLQIARDGLAAPRALTDPDGNKVMLVPKGYDGVQGIAILLRSNDPTAHDRFWTQAMQYERVGDGRYRCGDSLIVIAEQGPVERSAEWRGPGYRYTTVQVWDCIAEYEGILARGGTSGGAPRILGDTVRFAFVYDPDGNHIEISQRASLTGGKL from the coding sequence ATGCAGCTTGCCAAACCGCATCTCGATGTCGGCCTGTTCTCCAACAAGCGCGACGAGCAGCTCACCTTCTGGCAGCAGACGGTCGGGCTTCCCTATGACCACATGGGCAAGCTGGGCGGCGGCGTGCAGCAGCACCGCCACCACATGAACGGCTCGATCCTGAAGATGAACCACGCGCGCAGTCCCCTGCCCGCGCTGGCGCCGTCCGGCATCGTCGGCCTGCAGATCGCGCGCGACGGACTGGCCGCGCCGCGCGCCCTCACCGATCCCGACGGCAACAAGGTCATGCTGGTGCCGAAGGGGTATGACGGCGTCCAGGGCATCGCCATTCTGCTGCGCTCGAACGACCCCACGGCCCACGACCGCTTCTGGACGCAGGCCATGCAATACGAGCGCGTCGGCGACGGCCGCTATCGTTGCGGCGATTCCCTGATCGTGATCGCCGAGCAGGGACCGGTCGAACGCAGCGCCGAATGGCGTGGGCCCGGCTACCGCTACACGACGGTCCAGGTGTGGGACTGCATCGCCGAATACGAGGGCATCCTGGCGCGCGGCGGCACGTCGGGCGGCGCGCCGCGGATCCTGGGCGACACGGTGCGCTTCGCCTTCGTCTACGATCCCGACGGCAACCACATCGAGATCAGCCAGCGCGCGAGCTTGACGGGCGGAAAGCTGTAA
- a CDS encoding DUF4169 family protein, producing MADIVNLRRARKERARRERDSRAQTNRLRFGRTKAEKAVDKDRAERQREALDGKQLRPNDREED from the coding sequence ATGGCCGACATCGTCAACCTGCGGCGGGCCCGCAAGGAAAGGGCGCGACGCGAACGAGACAGCAGGGCGCAGACCAATCGCTTGCGCTTCGGTCGCACCAAGGCCGAGAAGGCAGTCGACAAGGACCGCGCCGAGCGTCAGCGCGAGGCGCTGGACGGCAAGCAGCTACGACCCAACGACCGGGAAGAAGACTAG
- a CDS encoding ribbon-helix-helix domain-containing protein, whose amino-acid sequence MRKRSITIDGHRTSISLEDGFWEELSAIAGARSLSLNALVAEIDRARGRSGNLSSALRLHVLETLRRRLNRA is encoded by the coding sequence ATGCGCAAACGCTCGATCACGATCGATGGCCACCGCACCAGCATCTCGCTGGAAGACGGCTTCTGGGAGGAGCTCTCGGCAATTGCCGGGGCGCGCAGCCTGTCCCTCAACGCACTGGTGGCCGAAATCGATCGGGCGCGCGGCCGTTCGGGCAATCTCTCGAGCGCGCTGCGCCTGCATGTGCTGGAGACGTTGCGCCGCCGCCTCAATCGAGCCTGA
- the typA gene encoding translational GTPase TypA — translation MDIRNVAIIAHVDHGKTTLVDCLLKQSGTFRENQQVAERAMDSNDLERERGITILAKATSVVWKGTRINIVDTPGHADFGGEVERILSMVDGVVLLVDAAEGPLPQTKFVLGKALRLGLRPIVLINKVDRSDARPHQVHDEVFDLFAALDASDEQLDFPTLFASARQGWAARSLEAEHKDMEPLFDLILRHVPAPEVDAEPAFRMLVTTLESDPFLGRILTGRIQSGTVRPNTTLKALNGKGEKIEEARVTKLLAFRGLERQPIEQAEAGDIVAVAGFKTATVADTLGDLEVETALPAQPVDPPTLAMNFMVNDSPLAGREGDKVTTRMIRARLMREAEGNVAIRVRDTENADTYEVAGRGELQLGVLIETMRREGFELAVGRPRVLFQADPATGQRLEPIEEVVIDVDDAYTGVVVEQISLRKGELQEMRPSGAGKTRLVFHAPSRGLIGYHGEFLTDTRGTGVMNRLFHEYGPYRGSIAGRRNGALIANAEGVSVAYAMWNLEERGPMFIDPGVSVYGGMIVGEHSRGNDLEVNVLKGKQLTNIRAAGKDEAVRLTPPRKMSLEQAIAYIEEDELVEITPRSIRLRKRFLNPEDRKRAKKQAQAAAAE, via the coding sequence ATGGACATCCGCAACGTCGCGATCATCGCGCACGTCGATCATGGCAAGACGACGCTGGTGGACTGCCTGCTGAAGCAGAGCGGCACGTTCCGCGAGAACCAGCAGGTGGCCGAACGCGCCATGGACTCCAACGACCTCGAGCGCGAGCGCGGCATCACCATCCTCGCCAAGGCGACATCGGTCGTCTGGAAGGGCACGCGCATCAACATCGTCGATACCCCCGGTCACGCCGATTTCGGCGGCGAGGTCGAGCGCATCCTGTCGATGGTCGATGGCGTGGTGCTGCTGGTCGATGCCGCCGAAGGCCCCTTGCCGCAGACCAAGTTCGTGCTGGGCAAGGCGCTCCGGCTCGGCCTCAGGCCGATCGTGCTGATCAACAAGGTCGACCGCTCCGACGCCCGTCCGCACCAGGTGCACGACGAGGTGTTCGACCTCTTCGCCGCGCTCGACGCCAGCGACGAGCAGCTCGACTTCCCGACGCTCTTCGCTTCGGCCCGACAAGGCTGGGCTGCCAGGTCGCTCGAGGCCGAGCACAAGGACATGGAGCCGCTGTTCGACCTCATCCTGCGCCATGTGCCGGCGCCCGAGGTCGATGCAGAGCCGGCGTTCCGTATGCTGGTGACGACGCTCGAGTCCGATCCCTTCCTGGGGCGCATCCTGACCGGGCGCATCCAGTCGGGCACCGTCCGGCCCAACACCACGCTGAAGGCGCTGAACGGCAAGGGCGAGAAGATCGAGGAGGCGCGCGTCACCAAGCTTCTGGCGTTCCGCGGCCTGGAGCGCCAGCCGATCGAGCAGGCGGAGGCCGGCGACATCGTGGCGGTCGCGGGCTTCAAGACCGCGACCGTGGCCGACACGCTGGGCGACCTCGAGGTCGAGACGGCCCTGCCGGCCCAGCCGGTCGATCCGCCGACGCTCGCGATGAATTTCATGGTGAACGACTCGCCGCTCGCCGGCCGCGAGGGCGACAAGGTCACCACCCGTATGATCCGGGCCCGCCTGATGCGCGAGGCCGAGGGCAATGTCGCGATCCGCGTGCGCGACACCGAGAATGCCGATACCTACGAGGTCGCCGGCCGCGGCGAGCTGCAGCTCGGCGTGCTCATCGAGACCATGCGCCGCGAGGGCTTCGAGCTCGCGGTCGGCCGGCCGCGCGTCCTCTTCCAGGCCGATCCGGCAACCGGCCAGCGGCTGGAGCCAATCGAGGAAGTCGTGATCGATGTCGACGATGCCTATACCGGCGTCGTGGTGGAGCAGATCTCGCTGCGCAAGGGCGAGCTGCAGGAGATGCGGCCGTCGGGCGCCGGCAAGACGCGGCTCGTCTTCCATGCGCCTTCCCGCGGGCTGATCGGCTATCACGGCGAGTTCCTGACCGACACGCGCGGCACCGGGGTGATGAACCGGCTCTTCCACGAATACGGCCCCTATCGCGGTTCGATCGCCGGCCGGCGCAACGGGGCGCTGATCGCCAATGCCGAGGGCGTGTCGGTCGCCTATGCGATGTGGAATCTCGAGGAGCGCGGGCCGATGTTCATCGATCCGGGCGTGTCGGTCTACGGGGGGATGATCGTGGGCGAGCACAGCCGCGGCAACGACCTCGAGGTCAATGTGCTCAAGGGCAAGCAGCTTACGAACATCCGGGCGGCCGGCAAGGACGAGGCCGTCCGCCTCACGCCGCCGCGCAAGATGTCGCTCGAGCAGGCGATCGCCTATATCGAGGAAGACGAGCTGGTCGAGATCACGCCCAGGTCGATTCGCCTGCGCAAGCGCTTCCTCAATCCCGAGGACCGCAAGCGGGCGAAGAAGCAGGCACAGGCGGCCGCTGCGGAGTAA
- the nhaA gene encoding Na+/H+ antiporter NhaA: MKRLKALLQSEAGSAVPLLAATVLALLFANSPFGWVPDRLFATRLTVEFGGVGVSKPLLLWINDGLMAVFFLLVGLEIKREVAEGELSRPAHVVLPIAGAAGGMVVPAAIYAVFNWKDPVALHGWAIPSATDIAFAVAVLAALGERVPRAAKLFLLTLAIVDDLASILIIAIFYTSDLSTLSLVLAALCIAVLLALNFSGIRRTGPYLLVGIVLWVCVLESGVHATLAGVVLAFCLPLACESGMPDERPYLRLEHALTPWVSFLVLPAFAFANAGLSFVGMTADMVRDPVTLGIALGLFVGKQIGIFGGAALSIGLSLAQRPRRTSWPQLYGAAVCGGIGFTMSLFIGTLAFGDDEHAPLVRLGVLAGSLLSVVTGWTILRLSRSAPAV, translated from the coding sequence ATGAAACGACTGAAGGCATTGCTGCAAAGCGAGGCGGGCAGCGCCGTGCCGCTGCTGGCCGCGACCGTTCTGGCGCTGCTGTTCGCCAACTCGCCGTTCGGGTGGGTGCCCGATCGGCTGTTCGCCACCAGGCTGACCGTCGAATTCGGTGGCGTCGGCGTCAGCAAGCCGCTCCTTCTCTGGATCAACGACGGGCTGATGGCGGTGTTCTTCCTGCTGGTCGGCCTCGAGATCAAGCGCGAGGTCGCGGAAGGCGAGCTTTCGCGGCCGGCCCACGTGGTGTTGCCGATCGCGGGAGCCGCCGGTGGCATGGTGGTTCCGGCTGCAATCTACGCCGTCTTCAACTGGAAGGACCCGGTTGCCCTGCATGGCTGGGCGATCCCTTCGGCGACAGATATCGCCTTCGCCGTTGCGGTGCTGGCGGCGCTGGGGGAGCGCGTGCCGCGCGCGGCCAAGCTTTTCCTCCTGACGCTGGCGATCGTCGACGACCTGGCATCGATCCTGATCATTGCGATCTTCTACACATCGGACCTTTCGACGCTCTCGCTTGTTCTCGCAGCTCTCTGCATCGCGGTTCTCCTTGCCCTCAACTTCAGCGGGATCCGGCGGACGGGGCCGTATCTGCTGGTCGGCATCGTGCTCTGGGTCTGCGTGTTGGAATCGGGCGTCCATGCGACACTGGCCGGCGTCGTCCTCGCCTTCTGCCTGCCGCTTGCCTGCGAGAGCGGGATGCCCGACGAGCGGCCCTATCTCCGGCTCGAGCATGCGCTCACCCCATGGGTGTCGTTCCTGGTGCTGCCGGCCTTTGCCTTTGCCAATGCCGGTCTCAGCTTCGTCGGCATGACCGCGGACATGGTGCGCGATCCGGTGACGCTCGGCATCGCGCTCGGCCTCTTCGTCGGCAAGCAAATCGGCATATTCGGCGGCGCCGCGCTGTCGATCGGCCTCAGCCTCGCGCAGCGGCCAAGGCGGACGAGCTGGCCGCAGCTTTACGGCGCCGCTGTCTGCGGCGGCATCGGCTTCACCATGAGCCTGTTCATCGGCACGCTTGCCTTCGGAGATGACGAGCATGCGCCGCTGGTGCGCCTCGGCGTGCTGGCGGGCTCGCTTTTGTCGGTGGTGACCGGATGGACGATCCTGCGCCTTTCGCGCAGCGCGCCGGCGGTCTGA
- a CDS encoding AsmA family protein: MSPSKRNKLLVGGGGALLLIVVALLVAPSFIDLDGYKAQIAAEVKKATGRDLVIDGPMSLSLLPTPSVSVTGVRFFNMPGARNPTMVEVKSVTVRPSLLALVTGGLEVSEVVLDKPKIVLEINAEGKPNWEFTPSVGEARPAAPKPTSPKPLSLGALTFKDGTLIFSDSKAGISVVAEHANLTASVGSVDGPYGLVGSATLNGSPLTFDLEVGAKGNNGHAANVNLSGGGGRLAFKGNLSALGPDAHLSGTANVSADSLTTFVTTLLGMAGQPAPELPPLLAGKFSFEGGIAASQSTFAARDFKVMLGQDGGSGSLAVTLEPALAIDGKLSAPKLDLDAWLAALSRPAAQATTKNAPASPAPAAAKPGTGGSLLAALNAKLAIDVGEIVYHKQAVRDVALDLEARGGAVAVPKLSATLPGDMRVTAHSVLSGDAARPTAAGEFSLVAPRLRETLNWLAVDVSSLPPDRLTRLSVKGRMASTNGEVQVPEAAIELDNLKATGGLTVTFSVPLSVVTHVQLDTFDLDAFLAVPATGEKAPARAASSPSTSTTPERKAPAGPSLGMKARIGKLIYKKQPISDVALDVALQGDTLRLNEIKVSNFATARFAVRGIVSDFDTPDPRPDIAFNFEATQMTEALKAAGVPAPANLGRVSASGSLSGSLERLALKDLAVTAMGESVKADGTLAMPGAAKGMPQSVGYRGNIVLNGQAIEATVDARLAGRPNVTTTLKTALLDLDKLRGASGGKPAPAPGRPTAKAADEPIDTAALRSIDGTLTLEAAALVSAPLRLTNANLGATLKDGVLTLSHFKGGLFGGTLDLSGVVNASQPALTFDIKGGAQNIYVGEMLRSMSGKNVFGGTVKITVDGKLNADSLALKGAGATAGQIKKSLSGGAQLGGHIYAGADKALTTLGTAATGIVGGVIDNTLGSALGIVGQTAGAGVSNMLNAASLILNRFVNRDNPVSGRIDISGGVLTDKGLVVQGDRATANVATRTDLASATTDTRVNFVIAEDTSAPYIVATVRGPLASPSYGVSRGSAKDPPGFVNTLEKGVTAPARTILPNVPVPSLPIPNIFGR, translated from the coding sequence ATGAGCCCTTCCAAGCGCAACAAGCTCCTGGTCGGCGGGGGTGGCGCCCTCCTGCTGATCGTCGTGGCCTTGCTGGTCGCGCCTTCTTTCATCGATCTCGACGGCTACAAGGCGCAGATCGCGGCCGAAGTGAAGAAGGCGACGGGACGCGACCTCGTGATCGATGGTCCCATGAGCCTGTCCCTGCTGCCGACGCCCAGCGTCAGCGTCACCGGCGTTCGCTTCTTCAACATGCCGGGCGCCAGGAATCCGACCATGGTCGAGGTCAAGTCCGTGACCGTCCGGCCCTCGCTGCTCGCGCTGGTGACAGGCGGTCTCGAAGTGAGCGAGGTGGTTCTCGACAAACCAAAGATCGTGCTCGAGATCAATGCCGAGGGAAAGCCGAACTGGGAATTCACGCCGTCGGTCGGCGAGGCCAGACCGGCGGCGCCCAAGCCCACCTCGCCCAAGCCGCTGTCGCTGGGGGCGCTCACTTTCAAGGACGGGACGCTGATTTTCAGCGATTCGAAGGCGGGCATCTCGGTCGTCGCCGAACACGCCAATCTCACGGCCTCGGTCGGCTCGGTAGACGGGCCTTACGGGCTGGTCGGCAGCGCCACCCTCAACGGCTCGCCGCTCACCTTCGATCTCGAGGTCGGCGCCAAGGGCAACAACGGTCACGCGGCCAACGTGAACCTGTCGGGCGGCGGCGGCCGGCTCGCCTTCAAGGGCAACCTCAGCGCCCTCGGGCCCGACGCACATCTTTCCGGGACGGCCAATGTCTCGGCCGATTCGCTCACGACGTTCGTCACGACATTGCTCGGCATGGCGGGCCAGCCGGCGCCTGAGCTGCCGCCGCTGCTCGCCGGCAAGTTCAGCTTCGAAGGTGGAATCGCTGCTTCGCAAAGCACCTTCGCCGCCAGGGACTTCAAGGTCATGCTGGGACAGGACGGCGGCTCGGGTTCGCTGGCGGTCACCCTCGAGCCCGCGCTTGCCATCGACGGCAAGCTTTCGGCGCCCAAGCTCGATCTCGATGCCTGGCTCGCCGCTCTGTCTCGTCCCGCCGCCCAGGCGACAACGAAAAACGCCCCGGCTTCGCCGGCACCGGCAGCGGCAAAGCCCGGGACGGGCGGCAGCCTGTTGGCCGCGTTGAATGCCAAGCTTGCGATCGATGTCGGCGAGATCGTCTATCACAAGCAAGCGGTGCGCGACGTGGCGCTCGACCTCGAGGCCCGAGGCGGTGCCGTGGCGGTGCCCAAGCTCAGCGCCACCCTGCCGGGCGACATGCGGGTAACTGCCCATTCGGTTCTCTCGGGCGATGCAGCGCGTCCGACCGCGGCCGGGGAGTTCAGCCTCGTCGCGCCGAGGCTGCGCGAGACGCTGAACTGGCTCGCGGTCGACGTCTCGTCCCTGCCACCCGACAGGCTGACGCGACTGAGCGTCAAAGGGCGAATGGCGTCGACCAACGGCGAGGTGCAGGTTCCCGAGGCCGCGATCGAGCTCGACAATCTCAAGGCTACGGGCGGTCTGACGGTAACCTTCAGCGTGCCCCTCTCGGTGGTCACCCACGTCCAGCTCGACACCTTCGATCTCGATGCCTTCCTCGCCGTGCCTGCCACCGGCGAGAAGGCGCCTGCCCGGGCGGCATCGAGCCCGTCGACCTCGACGACGCCGGAAAGGAAGGCGCCGGCGGGACCCAGCCTCGGCATGAAGGCCAGGATCGGCAAGCTGATCTATAAGAAGCAGCCGATCAGCGACGTCGCGCTCGATGTCGCCTTGCAGGGCGACACGCTGCGGCTGAACGAGATCAAGGTCTCCAATTTCGCTACCGCCCGCTTCGCCGTGCGTGGCATCGTCTCCGATTTCGACACGCCGGATCCGCGGCCCGACATCGCCTTCAACTTCGAAGCGACCCAGATGACCGAGGCGCTGAAGGCAGCCGGCGTTCCGGCGCCGGCCAATCTCGGTCGCGTGAGCGCGAGCGGCAGCCTTTCGGGTAGCCTGGAGCGACTCGCGCTCAAGGACCTCGCCGTCACGGCCATGGGGGAGAGCGTGAAGGCCGACGGCACGCTCGCGATGCCGGGCGCGGCGAAAGGCATGCCTCAGTCGGTCGGCTACAGGGGCAACATCGTCCTGAACGGCCAGGCGATCGAGGCGACGGTCGATGCCCGGCTCGCCGGACGTCCCAATGTCACCACCACCCTCAAGACGGCGCTGCTCGATCTCGACAAGCTTCGCGGCGCCTCCGGCGGCAAGCCCGCGCCGGCGCCCGGCCGACCGACGGCCAAAGCCGCCGACGAGCCGATCGACACGGCGGCTCTGCGCAGCATCGACGGCACGCTGACGCTCGAGGCCGCGGCGTTGGTGAGCGCGCCGCTGCGTCTCACCAATGCGAATCTCGGGGCGACGCTCAAGGACGGCGTGCTGACGCTCAGCCACTTCAAGGGTGGGCTGTTCGGCGGGACGCTCGATCTCTCGGGTGTCGTCAATGCCAGCCAGCCGGCGCTCACTTTCGACATCAAGGGCGGCGCCCAGAACATCTACGTCGGTGAGATGCTGCGCAGCATGTCCGGCAAGAACGTCTTCGGCGGCACCGTGAAAATCACCGTCGACGGCAAGCTGAATGCCGACAGCCTTGCCCTGAAGGGGGCCGGCGCGACCGCCGGGCAGATCAAGAAGTCCCTCTCCGGCGGAGCGCAGCTTGGCGGCCACATCTATGCCGGCGCGGACAAGGCGCTCACGACGCTCGGCACGGCGGCGACCGGCATCGTGGGCGGCGTGATCGACAATACCCTCGGCTCCGCGCTCGGCATCGTCGGGCAGACCGCGGGCGCCGGTGTCAGCAACATGCTGAATGCCGCCTCGCTGATCCTCAATCGCTTCGTCAATCGCGACAATCCGGTCTCCGGCCGGATCGACATCTCGGGTGGCGTGCTCACCGACAAGGGGCTGGTCGTCCAGGGCGACCGGGCGACCGCCAACGTCGCGACCCGCACTGATCTCGCGAGCGCCACCACCGACACGCGGGTGAACTTCGTGATCGCGGAGGATACATCTGCCCCCTACATCGTCGCGACGGTGCGCGGCCCGCTCGCCTCGCCGTCGTATGGCGTGTCGCGCGGCAGCGCCAAGGACCCGCCGGGTTTCGTCAATACCCTGGAGAAAGGCGTGACAGCGCCGGCCCGCACGATCCTGCCCAACGTGCCGGTCCCCAGTCTTCCCATCCCCAACATTTTCGGTCGCTGA
- a CDS encoding helix-turn-helix domain-containing protein: MNCSIASALDVVGEPWTLLIVRDAFYGVRRFDDFQENLGIARNVLTARLKKLVEAGVFRKTAYRQRPLRHEYRLTEKGAALFTVIVGLKQWGDRYGAASRTGKPMDLVDRDDGHPLEPVLIDAVSGRKLELTNVRAVAGPGAQQATRDFFDRLALNRPAAR; this comes from the coding sequence ATGAATTGTTCGATCGCCTCGGCGCTCGACGTCGTGGGCGAGCCCTGGACGCTCCTGATCGTGCGCGACGCCTTCTACGGCGTGCGTCGCTTCGACGACTTCCAGGAGAATCTCGGCATTGCCCGCAACGTGCTGACGGCGCGGCTGAAGAAGCTCGTGGAGGCGGGCGTGTTCCGCAAGACGGCCTACCGCCAGCGGCCGCTTCGCCACGAGTACCGCTTGACCGAGAAAGGGGCGGCCCTGTTCACCGTGATCGTCGGCCTCAAGCAATGGGGCGACCGCTACGGCGCCGCGTCGCGCACCGGCAAGCCGATGGATCTCGTGGATCGCGACGACGGCCATCCGCTCGAGCCTGTGCTGATCGACGCCGTGAGCGGCCGCAAGCTCGAGCTCACCAACGTGCGCGCCGTCGCCGGACCTGGCGCGCAGCAGGCGACCCGGGATTTCTTCGACCGCCTGGCGCTCAATCGACCGGCGGCGCGCTAG
- a CDS encoding fumarate hydratase — MPEFQFQEMFPSGRDATPYRKLSSDFVGTAKFNGREVLTVEPEALTLLTAAAFHDISHLLRPGHLAQLRAILDDPEASPNDRYVALELLKNANIAAGGVLPMCQDTGTAIVMGKKGQAVWTGGGDEAAIARGVFKTYTETNLRYSQVSPISMFKEVQTGTNLPAQIDIYATDGDAYKFLFVAKGGGSANKSYLYQQTPAVLNEAALLKFLDTQIRTLGTAACPPYHLAIVIGGTSAEMNLKTVKLASTRYLDDLPGEGNDRGVAIRDRDMERKVLELTRQMGIGAQFGGKYFCHDVRVIRIARHGASVPIGLGVSCSADRQALGKITRDGIFLEQLETNPAHYLPEVEPQQLSGSVVSVDLDKGMAHTLSVLIRHPVKTRVNLSGTLIVARDAAHAKLKERLDRGEGLPDYFKQFPVYYAGPAKTPEGMPSGSFGPTTAGRMDSYVDLFQANGGSMVMLAKGNRSRQVVDACRKHKGFYLGSIGGPAAILAKNCIRKVEVLEYPELGMEAIWRIQVENFPAFIVTDDKGNDFFSELKI; from the coding sequence ATGCCCGAGTTCCAGTTCCAGGAGATGTTCCCGAGCGGCAGGGACGCCACACCCTACCGCAAGCTCTCGTCCGACTTCGTCGGCACGGCGAAATTCAACGGCCGCGAGGTGCTGACGGTCGAGCCCGAGGCCCTGACGCTTCTCACCGCCGCCGCCTTTCACGACATTTCCCATCTTCTGCGACCGGGCCATCTCGCCCAGCTCCGCGCGATCCTCGACGATCCGGAAGCGTCCCCGAACGACAGGTACGTGGCGCTCGAGCTGCTGAAGAACGCCAACATCGCCGCCGGCGGCGTGCTGCCGATGTGCCAGGACACCGGCACCGCGATCGTGATGGGCAAGAAAGGACAGGCCGTCTGGACCGGCGGCGGTGACGAAGCGGCGATCGCCAGGGGCGTGTTCAAGACCTACACCGAGACCAACCTGCGCTACAGCCAGGTCTCGCCGATCTCGATGTTCAAGGAGGTGCAGACCGGCACCAACCTCCCGGCGCAGATCGATATCTACGCAACCGACGGCGACGCCTACAAGTTCCTGTTCGTCGCCAAGGGCGGCGGCTCGGCCAACAAGAGCTATCTCTACCAGCAGACGCCGGCAGTGCTGAACGAGGCGGCGCTGCTCAAGTTCCTCGACACCCAGATCAGGACGCTCGGCACGGCGGCCTGTCCGCCCTATCACCTCGCCATCGTGATCGGCGGCACGTCGGCGGAAATGAACCTCAAGACGGTGAAACTCGCCTCGACGCGCTATCTTGACGACCTGCCGGGCGAGGGCAACGACAGGGGCGTCGCGATCCGCGATCGCGACATGGAGCGCAAGGTGCTCGAGCTCACGCGCCAGATGGGAATCGGGGCGCAGTTCGGCGGCAAGTATTTCTGCCACGATGTCCGTGTCATCCGCATCGCGCGGCATGGCGCCTCGGTGCCGATCGGGCTCGGCGTCTCCTGCTCCGCCGACCGCCAGGCGCTGGGCAAGATCACCCGGGACGGCATCTTCCTCGAGCAGCTCGAGACCAATCCGGCGCACTATCTGCCCGAAGTCGAGCCGCAGCAGCTTTCCGGCAGCGTGGTCTCGGTCGACCTCGACAAGGGCATGGCCCACACTCTCTCGGTGCTGATCAGGCATCCGGTGAAGACGCGCGTGAACCTTAGCGGCACGCTGATCGTCGCCCGCGATGCCGCGCATGCCAAGCTCAAGGAGCGGCTCGACCGCGGCGAAGGCCTGCCGGACTATTTCAAGCAGTTCCCGGTCTACTATGCCGGCCCGGCCAAGACGCCGGAGGGCATGCCGTCGGGCTCGTTCGGCCCGACCACGGCCGGCCGCATGGACTCCTACGTCGACCTGTTCCAGGCCAACGGCGGCTCGATGGTGATGCTGGCCAAGGGCAACCGCAGCCGACAGGTCGTCGACGCCTGCAGGAAGCACAAAGGTTTCTATCTCGGCTCGATCGGCGGGCCGGCCGCGATCCTGGCCAAGAACTGCATCCGGAAAGTCGAGGTGCTGGAATATCCCGAGCTCGGCATGGAAGCGATCTGGCGCATCCAGGTCGAGAACTTCCCCGCCTTCATCGTCACCGACGACAAGGGCAACGACTTTTTCAGCGAACTGAAGATCTGA